One stretch of Leishmania panamensis strain MHOM/PA/94/PSC-1 chromosome 29 sequence DNA includes these proteins:
- a CDS encoding exonuclease, putative (TriTrypDB/GeneDB-style sysID: LpmP.29.0540): MSALMERPPEATKIAQYRASMKAATALTLSTPPAEAPPEPTADITTGPKGSLQYDVSITSPPTGKGGSTAFSHSFLEAVLNGRAKPTRALAPGTPLAHPKAMSGTLVSGSPLASHTASPSNGARTDQRSVSPGVDTASKATEMTSAQPSARKMLELVPGDAATIPELLSALREIAYSCASLDTLGKAAVGPGSFSEGAAAASPHPKPMRSTDVPVMAAVARDAGSGGAGTASGSRSAAVPAVITAAHSSRNLGTTEEEHWDHVRAHFEVVRKLVLNEHELTRALDEALGAEWRRASTPLDLQGDEKDVVVAPSNNPPAVSVDGAHSTLAGALSGTPAAAAACSVVPAMPEPAEHEAPPTPSSAGRTLDGPGAPRTSTATSAAITSTPTTTDLHTGTNVTGVACTTSAASPATTLSYRARLFHGRTPPSVQQQQRSVSFSPAAPSSVTDSRAASTNNAASSSMKQLSENSATYSPSQHVAMMLDRGATPAAAPRTQDEGEAGLLNFPSTPLSEAAVPYQPSASLMSTSPRGCNAFTSSSAPFHLETREEMLRRRSAAPNAFYASMSHSAATHFLGHLPSAATTPSTFMSSTLAPGVPPFSLNGSASGACSVPVSPLLSYTSPLGALPCPYEYLLVLDFEATCEEHPPHNYLHEIIEFPVVVVDVRLQRVVAEFHRFVRPRYKRELSSFCKRLTGMRQEDVDTAASLEEVILQFERWFSHTLPQHARCVFATDGPMDLREFMYHHSVSRQGIRFPPLFYQFIDVKQTFACFFQCSQGKIKAMLEALHLPFEGRLHSGLDDARNIASIVIGLLHYGCTFCEVPLNRLPFNGLLLTGASSVAGSAPLALPPLTASAASCRTRLSDASPTAISAPSSATEDDHSC; this comes from the coding sequence ATGTCTGCACTCATGGAGCGTCCCCCTGAGGCCACTAAGATTGCGCAGTACCGCGCGTCCATGAAGGCGGCAACTGCATTGACGTTGTCTACTCCACCAGCTGAGGCTCCGCCGGAGCCCACCGCTGACATCACTACCGGACCGAAAGGGTCTCTGCAGTACGACGTCAGCATCACATCTCCACCAACAGGCAAGGGTGGCTCTACGGCCTTTTCGCACTCCTTCTTGGAGGCCGTTCTGAACGGTCGTGCGAAACCAACGCGCGCGCTGGCGCCTGGCACGCCACTGGCGCACCCTAAAGCGATGTCTGGTACCTTAGTCTCCGGCTCGCCACTAGCGTCGCACACCGCTAGCCCAAGCAACGGCGCTCGTACTGACCAGCGCAGCGTGTCCCCAGGTGTTGACACGGCTTCCAAAGCTACTGAGATGACTTCAGCGCAGCCATCTGCGCGTAAGATGCTGGAGCTGGTGCCGGGAGATGCAGCCACCATTCCGGAGTTGCTGAGTGCTCTGCGCGAGATAGCGTATTCATGCGCGTCGCTGGACACTCTTGGCAAGGCGGCGGTTGGACCAGGGTCCTTTTCGGaaggcgcagccgctgcgtctcCCCACCCAAAGCCTATGAGAAGCACCGACGTACCGGTCATGGCGGCTGTTGCACGCGACGCAGGTAGTGGTGGGGCCGGCACCGCCTCTGGCAGTCGCTCGGCAGCAGTACCCGCGGTGATAACCGCCGCACATTCCTCACGCAACCTCGGTACCACGGAAGAAGAGCACTGGGATCACGTGCGCGCCCACTTTGAAGTGGTGCGCAAGCTTGTCCTGAACGAGCATGAGTTGACCCGTGCGTTGGATGAGGCGCTCGGCGCGGAGTGGCGGCGCGCGTCAACGCCGCTGGACCTGCAAGGCGACGAGAAGGATGTCGTCGTGGCGCCCAGTAATAACCCGCCGGCGGTGTCGGTGGATGGAGCGCATAGTACTCTTGCAGGGGCTCTTTCAGgcacaccagctgctgcggctgcatgCTCGGTGGTTCCTGCCATGCCAGAGCCGGCCGAGCACGAggcgccccccaccccctcctctgctggcCGTACGCTTGACGGGCCTGGTGCGCCGAGGACATCCACTGCGACTTCTGCTGCTATCACTTCTACGCCGACCACCACCGACTTGCACACGGGCACAAATGTCACCGGGGTGGCCTGCACGACGTCTGCTGCGtcgccagcgacgacgcTCAGCTACCGTGCCCGCCTCTTCCACGGCCGCACCCCGCCtagtgtgcagcagcagcagcgtagcGTCTCGTTTTCTCCGGCAGCACCGAGCTCCGTCACAGACAGTCGAGCCGCCAGTACCAACAAtgcagcctcctcctcgatgaaACAGTTGTCGGAGAACAGCGCAACCTACTCCCCGTCGCAGCACGTCGCCATGATGCTGGATCGCGGcgcgacgccggcggcggcgccgcgcaccCAGGACGAAGGCGAGGCGGGTCTCTTGAACTTTCCTTCGACACCGCTGTctgaggcagcggtgccgtaTCAGCCGTCGGCGTCGCTCATGAGCACTAGTCCACGCGGCTGCAATGCGTTCACgtcgagcagcgcgccgTTTCACCTGGAGACACGCGAGGAGATGCTGCGACGCCGCAGTGCGGCGCCCAATGCGTTTTACGCTTCCATGTCGCACAGTGCTGCTACACATTTTCTCGGTCACCTTCCCAGCGCGGCAACGACCCCGAGCACATTCATGTCTTCCACGCTTGCCCCAGGCGTGCCACCCTTTTCACTCAACGGTAGTGCTAGTGGGGCGTGCAGCGTGCcggtgtcgccgctgttgtcGTACACCTCGCCGCTCGGCGCCTTGCCGTGCCCGTATGAGTAtctgctggtgctggacTTTGAGGCAACCTGCGAGGAACACCCGCCGCACAACTACCTGCACGAGATCATCGAGTTTCCCGTGGTGGTCGTGGATGTacggctgcagcgcgtcgtgGCGGAGTTTCATCGGTTCGTGCGGCCGCGATACAAGCGCGAGCTGAGCTCGTTTTGCAAAAGGCTGACTGGAATGCGGCAGGAGGACGTGgacacggcggcgtcgctggaggaggtTATTCTGCAGTTTGAGCGCTGGTTCTCCCACacactgccgcagcacgccCGCTGCGTGTTCGCGACGGATGGGCCGATGGACTTGCGCGAGTTCATGTACCATCACAGCGTCTCTCGCCAGGGTATCCGCTTCCCCCCGCTTTTCTACCAGTTCATCGACGTGAAGCAGACCTTTGCGTGCTTCTTCCAGTGTTCGCAGGGGAAGATTAAGGCgatgctggaggcgctgcatctGCCCTTTGAGGGGCGACTGCACAGCGGGCTTGACGACGCGCGCAACATCGCATCCATCGTGATAGGCCTCCTCCACTATGGATGTACCTTCTGTGAAGTGCCGCTGAACCGCCTACCTTTCAATGGACTGCTGCTTACCGGAGCAAGCAGCGTGGCCGGATCGGCACCCCTCGCCCTTCCGCCCTTGACGGCGTCTGCCGCGTCCTGCCGCACACGATTGTCCGATGCCTCGCCCACAGCCATCTCTGCTCCCAGCTCCGCGACTGAGGACGATCACTCGTGCTAA
- a CDS encoding exonuclease, putative (TriTrypDB/GeneDB-style sysID: LpmP.29.0530): protein MARIRSLAKELYQLGLQRQAASPPSPPAASSDRAFDSTAPAITSSMKWETSSFTSSPRDDDILASAAHPSPTAEREEARSSSPSFPSSNSGVAAELQSTSTSQLLQIPPPSSRDGAHNRSRHGLFALGGSRFDILMGGSHADGGACRKSQVRKATKACTSGGGKSGASTAEVTQQPQPCSAAEESSLLESGEGGAVVANPAPPLGTPCGIPTRPPFKRLLAQPFSHVLVCDFEATCASGSVHYPHEIIEFPVVVLDTATLRIVAEFHRYVRPLRNPKLTAFCTELTGITQEMVDLADPLPMVVAQFQDWLRTEVYPLCRMWARHYGPNYLSHNLKSEQRRFVYDELTDAAKANVSAEAMLCMATDGPWDMRRFMHECSVLRDGVDFPPVCYRYINIRHSYSHHFKCRQVRLTHMLKQMGMSFEGRRHSGIDDTRNIARVLAELFARGYRVHHVSTIKYAHRGDSFLVSNQAAQELLSEYGEMDETHVSKRTNVRRSVGRQQGRRTV from the coding sequence ATGGCGCGCATCCGCTCTCTCGCCAAGGAGTTGTACCAGCTGGGGCTTCAGAGGCAGGCTGCctcaccaccttctcctcctgcggCTTCCAGCGACCGTGCTTTCGATAGCACAGCACCCGCGATCACGTCTAGCATGAAGTGGGAgacctcctccttcacgtcCAGCCCTCGCGATGATGACATTCTGGCGAGCGCAGCACATCCCTCGCCGaccgcagagagagaggaggcgcgaTCCTCGTCGCCATCCTTCCCATCTTCTAACTCCGGGGTTGCAGCAGAGTTGCAGTCGACCTCGACATCACAGCTCCTACAgattcctcctccttcctctcggGATGGCGCACATAACCGCAGCAGACACGGCCTCTTCGCACTCGGCGGCAGCCGCTTTGATATTCTCATGGGAGGAAGCCAcgccgacggtggcgccTGTCGTAAGTCGCAGGTGCGCAAGGCCACAAAGGCGTGCACGAGCGGCGGAGGTAAAAGTGGAGCTTCAACAGCGgaggtgacgcagcagccgcagccgtgTAGTGCTGCCGAGGAGAGTTCTCTCCTTGAGAGTGGCGAAggcggggcggtggtggctaACCCCGCGCCGCCTCTTGGTACGCCCTGCGGCATTCCGACTCGCCCACCATTTAAACGCCTCCTTGCCCAGCCGTTCAGCCACGTGCTCGTGTGCGACTTTGAGGCCACTTGCGCGAGTGGCAGTGTTCACTACCCACATGAGATCATTGAGTTTCCTGTCGTGGTGCTGGACACGGCAACGCTGCGCATTGTGGCGGAGTTCCATCGGTATGTACGACCACTTCGAAATCCAAAGCTGACAGCATTTTGCACAGAGCTGACGGGTATCACGCAGGAGATGGTGGATCTGGCGGACCCGTTGCCCATGGTTGTCGCGCAGTTCCAGGACTGGCTGAGGACGGAGGTGTACCCGCTCTGCCGAATGTGGGCGCGGCACTACGGCCCCAACTACCTCTCTCACAACCTCAAGtcggagcagcgccgcttcgtcTACGACGAGCTCACAGACGCGGCAAAGGCCAATGTGTCTGCGGAGGCCATGCTCTGCATGGCTACCGACGGGCCCTGGGACATGCGCCGTTTCATGCATGAGTGCAGCGTTCTGCGCGACGGCGTCGACTTCCCGCCAGTGTGCTACCGCTACATCAACATCCGGCACAGCTACAGCCATCACTTCAAGTGCCGGCAGGTGAGACTCACGCACATGCTGAAACAGATGGGCATGTCGTTTGAGGGGCGGAGGCACAGCGGCATCGACGACACACGCAACATCGCACGTGTCCTGGCGGAGCTCTTTGCGCGTGGCTACCGCGTACACCACGTGAGCACCATCAAGTACGCCCACCGCGGCGACAGCTTTTTGGTGAGCAACCAGGCCGCACAGGAGCTTCTGTCCGAGTATGGCGAGATGGACGAGACCCACGTGAGCAAGCGCACGAATGTACGCAGGAGCGTCGGAAGACAGCAAGGCAGGAGGACGGTGTGA
- a CDS encoding exonuclease, putative (TriTrypDB/GeneDB-style sysID: LpmP.29.0550), producing MSPHNKRGKAKEAAKKQRRADQHQSHGAYKGQDTRYSTRGGSGGSYLSTHTSAKQNQVKHTYDDTDPLDQQLFDYIIVVDVEATCEQHNRNYPHEVIEIPGVLIDVRTGQVDRARSFHTYVKPWRNPRLTPFCTQLTGITQEMVDAAPSITEAVQLFEKWYQETIPRGAKTIFAADGPWDFKNFIHEHHILRDHVGFPSIFYEYLDIRTTFAHRLNHGVPIKLDAMLRKMHLRFDGRPHSGFDDAYNIARLTVAMMKAGCVLDFVIAIPLDDEYHYHLDGVPLYRRGEGSGHVDRDVVEDVAKQYYGADYFKFGQRHRDVVRTYRLAHPKEFSHANVVALKRRSDRALARQRQRWWRLTLLVLFSFLLVEIAYVLQLNRAAGAWLTSALAKHTLISTKTSGSHSA from the coding sequence ATGTCGCCGCACAATAAACGTGGGAAGGCCAAGGAGGCCGCGAAAAAGCAGCGAAGGGCGGATCAGCACCAAAGTCACGGTGCGTACAAGGGACAGGACACACGCTACAGCACccgaggtggcagcggtggctccTACCTGTCCACCCATACCTCAGCCAAGCAGAACCAAGTGAAGCACACTTACGACGATACAGACCCGTTGGACCAGCAGCTCTTCGATTACATTATCGTCGTGGACGTGGAAGCGACGTGCGAGCAGCACAATCGGAACTACCCCCACGAGGTCATCGAGATTCCCGGTGTCCTCATCGACGTCCGCACTGGTCAGGTCGATCGAGCTCGCTCCTTTCACACCTACGTGAAGCCGTGGCGCAACCCCAGGCTGACGCCCTTCTGCACCCAGCTCACCGGCATCACGCAGGAGATGGTGGACGCTGCCCCGAGCATTACGGAGGCGGTTCAACTCTTCGAGAAGTGGTACCAGGAGACTATTCCTAGAGGTGCAAAGACTATTTTCGCCGCCGACGGCCCGTGGGACTTTAAGAACTTCATCCACGAGCATCACATTCTGCGCGATCATGTAGGCTTTCCCAGCATCTTTTACGAGTACCTCGACATACGCACCACCTTTGCCCACCGCCTGAACCACGGCGTGCCGATCAAGCTAGATGCGATGCTCCGCAAGATGCACCTGCGCTTCGACGGCAGGCCGCACAGCGGCTTCGACGACGCGTACAACATTGCGCGGCTCACTGTCGCGATGATGAAGGCCGGCTGCGTGCTTGACTTTGTTATCGCTATTCCGCTCGATGATGAGTACCACTATCACCTGGACGGCGTACCGCTCTACCGACGTGGAGAGGGTAGCGGGCACGTCGACCGCGACGTCGTGGAGGACGTCGCAAAGCAGTACTACGGTGCCGACTACTTCAAATTCGGTCAGCGCCACCGTGACGTCGTCCGCACATATCGTCTCGCACACCCCAAGGAGTTCAGTCACGCCAACgtggtggcgctgaagcggcgcagcgaccgcGCATTAGCCCGgcaacgacagcggtggtggcgtctCACACTGTTGGTTCTGTTCTCGTTCCTGCTAGTGGAAATCGCAtacgtgctgcagctgaacCGCGCTGCGGGAGCGTGGCTGACGTCGGCCTTGGCAAAGCATACCCTAATTAGCACCAAAACGTCTGGATCCCATAGCGCGTAG